The proteins below come from a single Branchiostoma floridae strain S238N-H82 chromosome 5, Bfl_VNyyK, whole genome shotgun sequence genomic window:
- the LOC118416760 gene encoding cytochrome P450 2D4-like yields the protein MAGAVQWIAESVHEILQAPGLTLQTFVIFCLAFLLTCTLLRRSQNLPPYPAGRVPVLGHLLALGRAPHLKLTAWRRQYGDVFTVRMGMEDVVVLNGYTAVKDALVDRSELFASRPRIYMLDSIAGDGKDMVAARWGPGFRQRKRFATIALKNLGMKVGRGSIEDNIREEANCLRSRVAEYEGQPFDFAHDVTVTVANVICSMVFGKRYDYEDETFQELSKAVTAVVTELAAGQIISVFPALRFVPGVNRAGTDLLQHVSKIHQVMWEEISRRREHLHRENPRDFLDFCLLEIDQQDKVEGLTEENVMYMAMNLFLAGTETTGNTLLWALLYLTQNPAIQHKVHEELDAVVGASLPTLSHRSRLPYVNACLLETMRIRTLVPLAIPHSTTQDVKVQKFDIPKGTQRVELEVGGAQSDEAEKAEVVKQTAVEEGGRPPALHEVGRQDKQLLEKIKEAVHIQLEGAKLNRNDGWELYMSYLPLLRKEVGRRVCLGEQLARMELFLFFSCLLQSFTFNTPEGAPPPNTDGILGITWTPNPYQLCATPR from the exons ATGGCCGGTGCTGTCCAGTGGATAGCTGAGTCCGTCCATGAGATTCTGCAGGCCCCTGGGCTGACTCTGCAGACGTTCGTTATCTTCTGTTTGGCCTTTCTGTTGACATGTACACTTTTGAGGCGTTCCCAGAACCTGCCTCCTTACCCGGCAGGACGTGTGCCTGTTCTCGGGCACCTCCTCGCCTTAGGCCGAGCGCCTCACCTCAAGCTGACGGCGTGGAGGCGGCAGTACGGGGACGTCTTCACCGTCAGGATGGGGATGGAAGATGTGGTGGTTCTGAACGGCTACACTGCCGTCAAGGACGCGCTCGTGGACAGGTCCGAGCTGTTCGCGTCACGGCCGCGAATCTACATGCTTGATTCGATTGCTGGTGACGGAAAAG ATATGGTTGCTGCACGTTGGGGGCCCGGGTTCAGACAGAGGAAGAGGTTTGCCACCATTGCCCTGAAGAACCTGGGTATGAAGGTTGGACGTGGCAGCATCGAGGACAACATCCGAGAGGAAGCCAACTGTCTCCGCAGCAGG GTGGCAGAATACGAAGGACAGCCCTTTGACTTCGCCCATGACGTCACCGTGACGGTAGCAAACGTCATCTGCTCCATGGTGTTCGGGAAGCGCTACGACTACGAGGATGAGACGTTTCAGGAGCTCTCGAAGGCCGTTACTGCCGTTGTGACTGAACTTGCCGCCGGCCAAATCATCAGCGTCTTCCCGGCCCTGCGGTTTGTTCCTGGAG TGAACAGAGCGGGTACTGATTTGTTACAACACGTCTCGAAGATACATCAAGTGATGTGGGAGGAGATCTCGCGCCGTCGCGAACACCTGCATCGCGAGAACCCGCGAGACTTCCTGGATTTCTGCCTGCTGGAGATTGACCAGCAGGACAAGGTGGAGGGTCTGACGGAGGAGAATGTCATGTACATGGCCATGAACCTGTTTCTGGCCGGGACTGAGACGACAGGAAACACTCTGCTGTGGGCTCTGCTCTACTTAACCCAGAATCCAGCCATTCAACATAAG GTCCATGAGGAGCTAGATGCCGTTGTTGGTGCGAGTCTGCCCACCCTGTCCCACCGTTCCCGGCTGCCCTACGTAAACGCCTGCCTGCTGGAGACTATGCGGATCCGCACCCTGGTTCCCTTAGCCATTCCCCACTCCACCACACAGGACGTCAAAGTGCAGAAGTTTGACATTCCCAAAGGAACCCAG CGTGTTGAGCTCGAGGTAGGCGGTGCCCAGAGCGACGAGGCCGAGAAAGCCGAGGTTGTCAAACAGACCGCCGTTGAGGAGGGAGGGCGCCCTCCCGCCCTCCACGAGGTTGGCCGGCAGGACaagcagttgcttga AAAGATCAAAGAAGCAGTCCACATCCAGTTGGAAGGTGCGAAGCTGAACCGcaatgatggctgggagctgtACATGTCCTACTTACctctactccgcaaggaggtgg GCCGCCGTGTGTGTCTTGGTGAGCAGCTGGCCAGGATGGAGCTTTTCCTGTTCTTCTCGTGCCTGTTGCAGTCATTTACCTTCAACACGCCAGAGGGCGCTCCTCCACCAAACACCGACGGCATCCTTGGAATAACATGGACTCCGAATCCGTACCAACTCTGTGCGACACCGCGTTAg
- the LOC118416540 gene encoding penicillin-binding protein 4-like has product MRYYRQVYPFRTFFHYNNALYTLAGHVAERLTGQSYEALLRERILQPLGMDDTVYLADALEDGGFSNFAQTYLTYNRTGHSIPYSEEEFRPLKLHLPAGGVVSNAVDMARYMKFHLSGGRDTVGRLVVPEDNLRQTHTVNFVSPRKSALDKLEPDWPVEAGTTQGYGLGWGIGTYRGTCILFLG; this is encoded by the exons ATGCGGTATTACAGACAGGTCTACCCGTTCCGTACCTTCTTTCATTACAACAACGCCCTCTACACCCTGGCCGGGCACGTCGCTGAGAGGCTAACAGGGCAGTCCTACGAGGCCCTCTTGCGGGAACGGATATTACAGCCGCTGGGAATGGACGACACAGTGTACCTGGCAGACGCACTGGAGGATGGGGGTTTCTCCAACTTTGCTCAAACGTACTTGACCTATAACAGAACAGGCCATTCGATACCGTACAGTGAAGAGGAGTTCAG GCCTCTGAAGTTACATCTACCGGCAGGGGGCGTGGTGTCCAACGCCGTGGACATGGCCCGGTACATGAAGTTCCACCTCAGCGGGGGGAGGGACACGGTCGGCCGCCTGGTGGTCCCGGAGGACAACTTACGTCAGACCCACACTGTGAATTTCGTCTCGCCCCGGAAAAGTGCCCTCGACAAGTTGGAACCTGACTGGCCGGTGGAAGCGGGGACGACGCAAGGCTATGGATTGGGATGGGGGATCGGCACCTATAGAGGTACTTGCATCCTTTTTCTAGGGTAA